In Flammeovirgaceae bacterium 311, one DNA window encodes the following:
- a CDS encoding restriction endonuclease (COG1715 Restriction endonuclease), with amino-acid sequence MARKRQNNNLPTFDELIIPTLAALKKLGGSGTIEEINEAVYEIANISEDILKIPHDENGLQSEVDYRLAWSRTYLKKFGLIDNSSRGVWALATSELDINKIDSSEIVRTVREIHKRTEPKKKTDKTDETDILEQEAENITWKEQLLEILFNIHPDAFERLAQRLLRESGFVQVEVTGKTGDGGIDGKGIVRISGFLSFHVIFQCKRYRGSVSPSQIRDFRGAMQGRADKGLFITTGTFTRDAVKEATRDGAPPIDLIDGEILCDKLKELKLGVQTELIESVNLKPEWFRNL; translated from the coding sequence ATGGCAAGAAAACGGCAAAATAATAATTTACCAACTTTTGATGAATTGATCATACCAACACTTGCAGCTCTTAAGAAACTTGGTGGCTCAGGTACGATTGAAGAGATAAACGAGGCAGTTTATGAAATTGCTAATATTTCAGAGGACATTTTAAAAATTCCTCATGATGAAAATGGTCTTCAAAGCGAGGTTGATTACCGACTGGCATGGTCAAGAACCTATTTAAAGAAATTCGGACTCATTGACAACTCTTCGCGAGGTGTTTGGGCTTTGGCCACAAGTGAGCTTGATATCAATAAAATTGACAGCAGTGAAATCGTAAGAACAGTTCGTGAAATCCATAAAAGGACTGAACCAAAAAAGAAAACTGATAAGACAGATGAAACCGATATTTTAGAACAGGAAGCGGAGAACATAACATGGAAAGAGCAACTTCTGGAAATACTGTTCAACATTCATCCAGATGCATTTGAGCGACTTGCACAGCGGCTTTTAAGGGAAAGCGGTTTTGTACAGGTTGAAGTTACCGGCAAGACAGGGGACGGAGGAATTGATGGTAAAGGCATTGTTAGGATCAGTGGGTTTCTAAGTTTCCATGTAATTTTTCAGTGTAAGCGATATCGCGGATCAGTATCACCCAGCCAAATAAGAGATTTTAGAGGAGCTATGCAGGGCCGGGCAGATAAAGGGCTTTTTATCACCACCGGTACCTTTACAAGGGATGCAGTCAAAGAGGCGACGAGAGACGGTGCACCCCCTATAGATCTGATTGATGGAGAAATTTTATGTGATAAGTTGAAAGAACTAAAGCTTGGTGTTCAGACAGAGTTGATTGAATCAGTAAACTTAAAACCAGAATGGTTTAGGAATTTATGA
- a CDS encoding hypothetical protein (COG2886 Uncharacterized small protein), with the protein MNTLTINLPDNIDLDPKETTIFLAAKLYESGKLSLGHAAELAGLSKYAFAEIIGNYGVSLINYPAEDVKKDVSNA; encoded by the coding sequence ATGAATACACTTACTATAAACTTACCTGACAATATAGATTTAGACCCTAAGGAAACAACCATATTCCTTGCAGCTAAACTATATGAGAGTGGTAAGTTATCACTTGGACATGCAGCTGAATTAGCCGGGTTGTCGAAATATGCCTTTGCCGAAATAATAGGAAATTATGGAGTTTCGCTGATAAACTATCCGGCAGAAGATGTGAAAAAAGACGTTTCAAATGCCTGA
- a CDS encoding hypothetical protein (COG2405 Predicted nucleic acid-binding protein, contains PIN domain) codes for MPDVVIADTSCLILLYKIDELDLLCQLYGKVIITQDVANEFIHRVPDWIEISQDVDKQLQALLELELDKGEASSISLALKIRNATLILDDLKARKVADKLELIYTGTFGMIVKSKLAGIIESVKPIIVKIKGTNFRISEKIIEETLREAGER; via the coding sequence ATGCCTGATGTAGTTATTGCAGATACAAGTTGTCTGATACTGCTTTACAAGATTGATGAATTAGACCTGCTGTGTCAGCTTTACGGAAAAGTCATTATTACTCAGGATGTGGCTAATGAATTTATTCATCGGGTACCTGATTGGATTGAGATATCACAAGATGTTGATAAACAACTGCAAGCTCTGCTTGAATTGGAATTAGATAAAGGAGAAGCAAGTTCGATTTCTCTTGCTCTGAAAATCAGGAATGCAACATTGATACTGGATGACCTGAAAGCAAGAAAAGTGGCCGACAAACTTGAACTTATATATACGGGCACTTTCGGGATGATTGTAAAATCAAAGCTAGCGGGAATCATTGAATCTGTAAAGCCAATAATTGTCAAGATTAAAGGCACAAATTTTAGAATATCTGAAAAGATCATCGAGGAAACTTTAAGAGAAGCGGGGGAAAGATAA
- a CDS encoding cytochrome c, mono- and diheme variants family protein, whose protein sequence is MNKTLLITFGVLSTILFSCTRDTKLAETAAKEAADSSTVSRFFEGKLKNTYSAISDEAQSFVFSNARDTVLIGKYGSIIQIPDNSFENHQGIAPARVSLELVEALTPYEMLRNGLSTTSKDGLLESDGMIYLKALNEAGELLKVVTGKEIYLEIPSLHSVPEIQVFDGHFDQEGTMEWSNPKPIDKYLSKIPFELLDFYPAGHERMERNYSASLENNTPGAEGQFLFAQSEQSVDTVSIDRLDYCGINRGIVETLYRKQQEFQNTLISTREFETRMQYIHKSCYAEVFLLYVQNIHLNLWEIDSMAHEYLLKEDNNQASAFKIFKDQRKTKLKEGSKKDQVLANHISKSIEQYKKLKKERDLRNLTMHAFATTTLGWINLDRFLNDPAAVPVNLQVIATNAEKAQHCKTYLVFSSIQSILNLPRHDNGVFYAGQAGKSTINLPKGEKAMIVSIADDGNSPMLGIKEIIIGKNESETVVLKQVTAEQLRQQLAQYNQPSQPAILSNKANQDCCDWMYRGISAEIF, encoded by the coding sequence ATGAATAAGACCTTACTCATCACCTTTGGCGTGCTAAGCACGATTTTATTTTCCTGTACACGGGATACCAAACTTGCGGAAACAGCAGCAAAGGAAGCCGCTGATAGTAGCACAGTAAGTCGTTTTTTCGAAGGGAAGCTGAAAAACACCTACAGCGCCATCAGTGATGAGGCACAATCATTTGTGTTTAGCAACGCCCGGGATACGGTGCTGATCGGCAAGTACGGCTCTATTATTCAGATCCCGGATAACTCCTTTGAGAATCATCAGGGAATAGCGCCGGCAAGGGTTTCACTTGAATTAGTGGAAGCCCTCACCCCCTATGAGATGTTAAGAAATGGCCTTTCCACCACTAGTAAGGATGGGCTACTGGAGTCGGATGGTATGATTTACCTCAAGGCCCTGAATGAAGCCGGAGAACTACTAAAGGTTGTAACCGGAAAAGAAATTTATCTGGAAATCCCCTCTCTTCATTCTGTACCAGAAATCCAGGTGTTCGATGGCCATTTTGATCAGGAGGGAACTATGGAGTGGAGTAATCCAAAACCAATTGATAAGTATCTGTCGAAAATACCTTTTGAGCTGTTAGACTTTTATCCGGCAGGCCATGAGAGAATGGAGCGGAATTATTCAGCTTCATTAGAAAATAACACCCCAGGAGCCGAAGGTCAATTCCTGTTTGCCCAGTCCGAACAATCCGTAGATACAGTATCAATAGACAGACTTGACTACTGTGGCATCAACAGGGGGATAGTTGAGACGTTGTACAGAAAGCAGCAGGAGTTTCAGAACACGCTAATTTCTACAAGAGAATTTGAAACCAGGATGCAGTACATTCATAAGTCGTGTTACGCAGAAGTATTCCTGCTCTACGTGCAAAACATCCATTTAAACCTTTGGGAAATAGACAGTATGGCACACGAGTACCTCCTGAAGGAAGACAACAACCAGGCAAGTGCTTTCAAAATTTTTAAGGATCAGAGGAAGACAAAGCTCAAAGAGGGCAGTAAAAAGGATCAGGTTTTGGCAAACCATATTTCAAAAAGCATTGAGCAGTATAAGAAGCTTAAAAAGGAGCGGGATTTAAGAAACCTGACAATGCATGCATTTGCCACCACTACCCTGGGCTGGATCAACCTGGATCGTTTTCTGAATGATCCTGCTGCTGTTCCTGTAAATCTCCAAGTCATTGCTACGAATGCAGAAAAAGCGCAACATTGTAAAACTTACCTGGTCTTTTCTTCCATCCAGAGCATTCTTAATTTGCCCAGGCATGATAATGGCGTTTTCTATGCCGGGCAGGCCGGCAAAAGCACTATCAACTTACCAAAAGGCGAAAAAGCCATGATCGTTTCCATTGCAGACGATGGAAACTCACCGATGCTCGGAATTAAGGAAATTATAATTGGCAAGAACGAAAGTGAAACAGTGGTTTTAAAGCAGGTAACGGCAGAACAGCTCCGGCAGCAATTAGCCCAGTACAACCAGCCAAGCCAACCAGCAATCTTATCTAATAAAGCGAATCAGGACTGTTGTGATTGGATGTATCGTGGAATCTCTGCAGAGATTTTTTAG
- a CDS encoding hypothetical protein (COG4276 Uncharacterized conserved protein), protein MPKIELHTTINADKHIVFDLSRSIDLHKISTEHTNEQAIDGITSGLISLNESVTWRAKHFGIYQRLTSKITEFDRPNYFTDEMVDGAFRRFRHEHHFINLKNGGTEMIDIFDYESPFGILGKLADKIFLMNYMKNLLVKRNCVIKEFSESEKWKDLN, encoded by the coding sequence ATGCCAAAAATTGAACTCCACACTACTATCAATGCTGATAAACATATCGTATTTGATTTATCCAGAAGCATTGATTTACATAAAATATCAACTGAACATACTAACGAGCAAGCCATAGATGGTATTACCAGTGGATTGATCAGTTTAAATGAATCTGTAACCTGGAGAGCAAAGCATTTTGGTATATACCAAAGGCTCACTTCTAAAATTACGGAATTTGACAGACCTAATTATTTTACTGATGAAATGGTGGATGGGGCCTTCAGACGGTTTAGGCATGAACATCATTTTATTAATTTAAAAAATGGAGGTACGGAAATGATCGATATTTTTGATTACGAATCCCCGTTTGGGATTTTAGGAAAACTGGCTGACAAAATCTTTCTAATGAATTATATGAAAAATTTATTAGTGAAAAGAAACTGTGTGATCAAAGAGTTTTCGGAATCAGAAAAATGGAAAGATTTAAATTAA